A window of Theileria parva strain Muguga chromosome 4 map unlocalized ctg_529, whole genome shotgun sequence genomic DNA:
CTgcataaaataaatattttgttttatttcgATCATCATATGTAACTTCATAATCTTCAtttgtcatttttacaaGATTTCCATCAGaatcaattttacaaaatttaatttcattatatACTTTAGGTTTATTCGGTCCTCTTCTTTTAATAGGTTGTTCATCACCTTGTTTTTCTGATTGATCTTCACTTGGAGATCTAGCTCGTTTTGGTTTCTTCGGTTTCTtttttttgtttttgtGGTTGTACTGGTTGTTGAGATTGTTCCTTACTAGGTTCAGGTTCTTTTTGTGCATATGGATGATCATGTTCTGTAACATGGAAATTATCATCCTCTTCTAAAGTTTCTGATTGAGTTTGAGGTGACTGAGGCTGAGTTACTTCTGTTTGAGTATGAGGAGGTTCATAATAATGTTGTTGTTGGGTAGGATGACTAGGATCATAATACTGTTCTGGTTGTTGAGTTTGAGTAGTAGTAGGTTCATAATACTCATACTGTGGTTGTGGTAGTTGAGGCTGAGTCTGAGTAGGTTGACTAGgttgataatactgttgTTGTTGAGCAGGTTGAGTTACTGGAGGTTCGTAATACTGATGTTGATAGGATGGTTGATGTGGAGGATACCCAGGGTAGTAATTTTGATAACTTGGTTGTTGAGTAGGTTGAGTTACTggaggtatataatattgacCTGGTTGACTAACTCCTGATTGttcataatattgataaCCAACATATTGTTGACCTGTAGGATGAGTTGGTGCTTGATACGATTGATAATGTTGAGGTTGATACTGATCATACTGTTGAGGTTGATATACTGATAATTCTTGTTGATAATATGTTGTCTCAGGTTGATACTGTAATActtgttgatattgatcTGGTTCAGGTTGATACTGAGGTTCtggttgaggttgataTTGAGGATCCTCAAAACGATCAAGTCGTTGTTGAATGATTTTATCTAGGTCTAAAACTTCAAAGTTGTCCTCCTCATCCTCTTCATCAGCAGGCTGATCAGGATTATTGTCTTGTGATTtgacacattttattataataaatattaatacacatttgtatGTTACACATCTCATGTTAATAGacttttataaaaaattttccATGGGGgatttgtaaattaacaactcgttttattaataatatttcataaaattattatatattagtaatattaaatgatttttaataaattaatcatattaaatgatttataaaattgttcaaTCAGATATATAACATAAAGCTATATACAATAACATTATATTgtatgtgttaaaattaatttatttgtatttacGTCTTCCCAaagtttttttattatatagcATTCTATATCTATGAGGTCTTCTTTCGAACATTTTAGTGTAGCTGTCAAAATTGATTATAAgacttaatttattagtaaCATAAATCACTATAGGAAATTCTGCATCATTATCAGTTTTTTCCCATGCAGTTAGCCATTTAACTACTATTTTATAGCATTTTACACCTGGGTGTAATTCGTATCTAAAGGATGCATGTGAAGTAAAAGTAACTTTGTAATGTTCTTTGGTCattaaaacataatttCCTTCCTCATTTTGTGTAAACATTCTGACATAGTCTGGAGTCGTTTCTGAAATTGTTTTCCATGATTctttagtttttttaattaatagaaATACGTCACTGAATGTCATGACAACAATCTTAGTTTTTTTACTATAAGTTAATGATGAACAATATGGAGCTCCCTTTTTATTCtcataaataatttgatcCTCATATTCTATCCGCTCAAgatctaaaataaaatcatattttgttttatttcgATCATCATATGTAACTTTATAGTCTTCATTTATCATTTCTACCAGTTTTCCATCAGAATCCTtcttataaaatttgatatcaATAGTTTTTTTAACTGGCCTTCTTCGTTTTCTAGGTTGTTCATCACCTTGTTCTTCTGGCGCTTGAGGATCTTTTCTCTTTCTTGCTCTTTTTCGCGGTTTA
This region includes:
- a CDS encoding SVSP family protein, whose translation is MRCVTYKCVLIFIIIKCVKSQDNNPDQPADEEDEEDNFEVLDLDKIIQQRLDRFEDPQYQPQPEPQYQPEPDQYQQVLQYQPETTYYQQELSVYQPQQYDQYQPQHYQSYQAPTHPTGQQYVGYQYYEQSGVSQPGQYYIPPVTQPTQQPSYQNYYPGYPPHQPSYQHQYYEPPVTQPAQQQQYYQPSQPTQTQPQLPQPQYEYYEPTTTQTQQPEQYYDPSHPTQQQHYYEPPHTQTEKRMIISMLQNMIIHMHKKNLNLVRNNLNNQYNHKNKKKKPKKPKRARSPSEDQSEKQGDEQPIKRRGPNKPKVYNEIKFCKIDSDGNLVKMTNEDYEVTYDDRNKTKYLFYADLEQIECDNQIIYLHEDGTPYCSSLTYSKKTKIVVITNIQGFILIKRIKGEWTTTEEKIPEYVKFYTEDSEGKEILLTKEHYKIRITPRCKMYKDKS
- a CDS encoding SVSP family protein, with protein sequence MYKNIVCNFILIFIIIKCVKSQDNNPDQPADDEEDEDNFEVLDLDKIIQQRLDRFEDPQYQPEPTYYQPQQYPVYQPQQYDQYLPQQFGHYQPQQYDHYQPYQTQTSQPQSQQQQHDHYQPYEPTAAQPTQPQTQPQQYPGYQPESYTPYQTPQQQVTQPEQYYQHYGPPSYDPYQHIPTYPPGYQTQPMEHYEPQPQPQSETLEDEEDFYVTEHDQPYPQQEPQQPQQPIKPRKRARKRKDPQAPEEQGDEQPRKRRRPVKKTIDIKFYKKDSDGKLVEMINEDYKVTYDDRNKTKYDFILDLERIEYEDQIIYENKKGAPYCSSLTYSKKTKIVVMTFSDVFLLIKKTKESWKTISETTPDYVRMFTQNEEGNYVLMTKEHYKVTFTSHASFRYELHPGVKCYKIVVKWLTAWEKTDNDAEFPIVIYVTNKLSLIINFDSYTKMFERRPHRYRMLYNKKTLGRRKYK